DNA from Eleftheria terrae:
CGACAACGCTTCCTGAACCAGCATCGCGATCTCGGCGCGGTCCACCGAATTGGCGCCGAGATCGACCAGCCGGTCGGTCCCGGCGAAGGCATGGTCATCCAGGCCCGGCAGAATTTCGCGTGCCTTCATCCCGATGAGGTCGATCAGTTCCTGTCTTGTCATAAGTACCCTTGCTCAGGTTGTGGCCGGGGCAACTGCCCCGGAGGTGTCATTCACATGTCGCGCCAAAGCGCACGGCCGCACCGGGCTGCTGCAGCGCCGGTCAGGGGTTGGGAGGCGCCGTCAAACAGGTGTCGGCGATGAAATCGACGAAGCTCTGCAGCGGACTGATGAAGAACAGGTGCGTCCCTTCGATCTGCTGGTAGCGGCAGCTCGCCGTGGTCATCTGCCGCCACCGTGCGAACAGCATCGGGTCCTTCATCAGCAGGTCGTCCTTGGCCTGCACGATCTCCAGCGGCGTCGAGATCCGCTTGCCGGGCTCGCTGCGGTACGAGCGGATCAGTGCCACGTCGTTGCGGATGGCGGCGGGCGACACGATCTTCATGCCCCAGGATTTGGGGAAGATCAGGTTGCTTTCGACGAACAGCTGCTCGAGTTCCTCGTCCGGGATCGAGGTGTCGAGATCCCGGAACGGTTCGGTGTACTTCAGTGACTCGAACACATCCGGCGTACAGCTCGACGACAGCAACGCCGCCTTGGCCGTCAACCCGTGGCGCTGTTCGAGGTCGCATAGCACGTCGAATGCGGCGATGCCGCCCATGCAGTGGCCCCAGGCGACGACCGGCTTGTCGAACAGGGCGCGAATGCTGTCGGCGAGATGGCCGACCATGGCGCGCCAGTCGGTGTGCTCGGTCGTGCCCACGCCCCACACCTCGACATGCGGCGCAAGCCGGTCCACCCATTGATAACTGCCCTCGCCGTGCGCGAGGCAGTAGAACAGCAACAGACGTGTCGTCGCGCTGTCGGACGCCCGCAGGCAGCGCACCGTGCGAACGTCGTGCTCGACGGCCCCGGCCAGCGAAGCATCACGCTGCAGGGGCGGGACCGCCGCGACCGCCTGCCCGACCGGCCGTGCCGCAGCACTGCTGTCAGCCGCCAATGCCGACATCACACGGGGTGCCGGGTTCGGGGAGCTCTTCACGACCGCGGGCCGGGACAGCACGGCGACTTCGCCGTCCGTCTCGTGCTGGCCGCGCGTTTCGGCGCGGTCGCCCGCCCGTGGCGCGGTGGTGCCGGGCGGCCGCGGCGCCGGATGCTGCGGCCCCGCGCCATCCGCGCCGCCGTCATCGCCGAGCTGCTGTGCCAGGTAGTGGGTGAAGCGCCGGATGCTGGCATGCTGGTACAGCACCGACGCGGTGATGTTGATGCCATAGCGGCGATTCACCGCCTGTATCCATTCCAGCCCAATGATCGAGTCGACGCCGAGTTCAGAGAACGGCTTCTCGCAGTCCGCCGCAGTCACTCGCATCAACAGCGTGTCGCTGAGCATGTCGCACAGGTCGGCTTCCAGGCGCGACGTGTCGGCGCCCGGCGCCGGCGGGCGTGGCACCGGTGCCGCGGCAGGCGGGCCGTCCGCCGTCGCAGGTCGCGGCGGCGCCACCGGCGGCAGCTCGCCAAGCCGAGGCTCGGCCGGCGTGGCCGACAGGTCCAGCAGGCTGATGCGACGCGGCTTTTCGGCCACCGCGGCCACTGCGGTCGCCACCCGGTCGGTCATACCCGCGGCGGCGGGCAGGGACTCGGCCTGCCGGTCCGGCGACACCTCGCTGGCGCGGGCGAGGTCGGCCGCGGCCTCGCTGCCCTGCGGCTGCGCCGTGCCGGCGGACGGCAGCCAGTAGCGCTCCCTGAGGAAGGGATAGGTGGGCAGCGAGATGCGCCGCGGCCGGCCCGCGGCATACAGGCGCCGCCAGTCGATCTGCACCCCGCGCACCCACGCCTCGCCCAGCTTCTTCCACCGCTGCTTGCGCACCCACGCCTCGATCAGCGCCCCCACGTCCTCGTCCTGCTCGCTCAGCCAGCCCCCCTCGGCCGTGCGCTGCACCCGCCCCACCTGCACGTCGGCATTGCGCCGGCCACCGATGAAGTCCCCCAGCGCCTGCACCAGCTGCTCCCGCGTGCGCGCCTGCACCGCCAGCCGGTGCTCCATCGCCTCGCGACCGCTCTGCAGCGTGTACAGCATCTGCGCCAGCTGCGCCTCGCTCCACGCCTGCGCCTGCAGGTGCGCCTGCAGCTGCCGCGCCTGCGCCTGCAGCCGCTCCTCGCTCCTGGCCGACAGCACCAGCAGCCCCGGCTGCGCCTCATTCACCACCACCACCGGCGCCTCGTCGCGCTCACCCTCCTCAGGCTCCTCGATCACCACGTGCGCATTCGTGCCGCTGAAGCCGAATGAACTCACCGCCGCCCGCCGCGCACCCTGCCCCCCCGTCTCCCACGGCTGCAGCCGGTCGTTGATGTAGAACGGCCCGCCTTCCAGCACCACGTGCTCGTTCAGCTTCTCGTACTGGATGGTCGGCGGCAGCATCCGGTGCCTCAGCGACAGCAGCACCTTGATCACCCCCGCCACCCCCGCGGCCGCCAGCAGGTGCCCGATGTTGCTCTTCACCGACCCCAGCGCGCAGTAGTGCCGCCGCTGCGTGTACGCACCGAACGCCGCCGTCAGCGCCTCCACCTCGATCGGGTCCCCCAGCTGCGTGCCCGTGCCGTGCGCCTCCACCAGCGTGATCGTCCCCGGGTCGATCCCGAAGCGCTCGTACACCTCGCGCTCCAGCTGCGCCTGCGAGTTCACGCTCGGCGCCGTCATCCCGTTGGTCTTGCCGTCGTGGTTCACCCCCCAGCCACGGATCACCCCGTGGATCTGGTCGCCCTCGCGCACCGCATCCGCATAGCGCTTGAGCAGCAGCACCCCCACCCCCTCGCCCGGCACAAAACCGTCCGCCCTCGCATCGAACGCAAAGCTGCGCCCCTGGCGCGACAGCATGCGCGCCTTGCTCGTCATGATGTGCAGGCTCGGCCCCGTCAGCACGCACACCCCGCCGGCCAGCGCCGCATCACATGTCCCGCTCTCCAGGCTGTCGCACGCCAGCGCGATCGCCACCAGCGACGACGAGCACGCCGTGTCCAGCGCCATGCACGGGCCCCGCAGGTTCAGAAAGTATGAGATCCGCGCCGACAGGATCGACGACGAGTTGCCCGTCAGCACCTGCGCCGTCAGCCCGCTGCCCCCGGGCGCATAGCCGTAGTCCCCCGGCCCGCAGCCCACGTACACCCCGCAGCGGCTGCCCGACAGGCTGCGCGGGTCGATCCCCGCTTCCTCGATGCAGCGCCAGCTGTGCTCCAGAAACACCCGCTGCTGCGGGTCCATCGACATCGCCTCGGCCGGCGATATGTTGAAGAACAGCGCGTCGAACCGGTCCGCTTCCTCCAGGCTGCCCATCCACTTGCTGTACGTCTTGCCCGGCGCCTGCGGGTCCGCGTCGTAGTGCTCCTGGATCGACCACCGATGCCCCCCTACCTCCGACACGCAGTCACGCCCCTGCGCCAGGTTCTCCCAGAACGCCTGCACGTCACCCGCCATCGGGAACGCACCCGACATCCCCACCACCGCGATGCCCTGCCTGCGCACCTCCTTCGCCTCGCCCCCACGCTCCGCACGCCCGCCAGCCGCCGCATACGCGCCTGCGCCAGCGGCTTCACCTTGTGCCTGGGGGGCCGGCGGTGCCTGCACTGCGGGCGGCGCGGCCATCGATGCAGCCGACGTCGCCGGCGCCTCGGCCCGGTCGGCGCCACGGGTCGCCGCCGGCCTTGCGGCCGACGCCGAAGCGGGCGCCTGCCGGTGCTCGCCGGCCCCGGTCGGCGTCGCCAGGCCAGCCACACCGACTGGCGGCAACGGCTCGGCAGCGGTGTGCGCGGTGCCACGTGCCGATGACGCCACCGCGCGCGTGCGCACCGCATCCTGTGTCAGCAAATGCTTGGCCAGTGCCTTCACATTGGGGTAGTCATACAGCTGGGATGCGCTGAGTGAGGTGTGGTAGCGCTGATTCAGCTCGCGTATCCAGCCGACGCCGGTGACGGAATCCAGCCCCAGCTCGCTGAACGCGGCCTCGATATCGACGTCATCGCTCTCCAGGTACAGCACCTCGGCCAGGCTCTGCGCCAGCTCGACGATCAGGTCACCGGCCGACGGTGCCTGGTGGGCCTGCGAGGCCGGTGGCGCATCCACCGGCGCCGGCGCGGCGACCTCGTGCAACGGGACGGGTGAGGCCGCCAGCATCGCCGGAGCCGCCGCTTCCGGCGCCGACGCCGACCGAGGCGACATGCCCAGTTCGGCCAGCGAGATGCCGCGCGGCTTGACCGCGAGCCCCTGGTCGGCCTCGTCCGGCAGGCCGGCGGGCGCGGGCGCCTGAACCGCCAGCGGCGGTAGCGCCGGCTCGGGCGGCCGGCTCGCCTGCACCGCCCCGGAGGCCAGCGGGGCCGCCGGTTGCGCGTCGAAGGCATAACCGACCGCGATCTCCGGCACGGCCTTGGGCCAACAGCGTTCGCGCGCGAACGGATAGGTGGGCAGGCGCAGGCGCCGCGGCCGGCGCGGCCCGTAGACGGAACCCTCGCCATACAAGCGGCGCCAGTCGAACGACAGGCCCTGGACCCACAGCTCCAGCAGCGAGGCATAGCGCCCCTGCTCCAGCCAACCGGCGATCAGGGTGTCGAGACCGCCGTCGGCGTTGAGCACCGCCATCACCTCCTTGTGCCTGCCGATCTCGCCCTGCCAGCACAGCTCGACGTCGGCC
Protein-coding regions in this window:
- a CDS encoding acyl carrier protein, with the translated sequence MTRQELIDLIGMKAREILPGLDDHAFAGTDRLVDLGANSVDRAEIAMLVQEALSLSVPRVELFGPKNIGELADLFLKKLDAA